The proteins below are encoded in one region of Hordeum vulgare subsp. vulgare chromosome 3H, MorexV3_pseudomolecules_assembly, whole genome shotgun sequence:
- the LOC123442958 gene encoding probable WRKY transcription factor 13 — MMFPSPGGAAMALAHGQAASRGATTAGGAATAITFSFQQPSDPPLNGGLSHHHGLLGYSPLVLDHPTTTTSSSSTIPAAPSLHHLHAPAGAIHPPRSSPPHPWSSEEADRERQRGKAAVTGMAVNSAPAGGSGGGGRSHGPAAAVAAGMGVGAVRMKKAAGGGAVKARRKVREPRFCFKTMSDVDVLDDGYKWRKYGQKVVKNTQHPRSYYRCTQDKCRVKKRVERLAEDPRMVITTYEGRHVHSPSRDDDDAARANAEMSFIW; from the exons ATGATGTTCCCATCACCAGGGGGAGCGGCGATGGCGCTGGCCCACGGCCAAGCAGCTTCCAGGGGCGCAACGACGGCCGGCGGCGCCGCGACAGCCATAACCTTCAGCTTCCAGCAGCCCTCCGATCCTCCTCTGAACGGCGGCCTCTCCCACCACCATGGTCTCCTAGGTTACAGCCCCCTCGTACTAGACCACCCAACCACCACCACTTCGTCCTCCTCCACTATCCCCGCCGCTCCCTCCCTTCACCACCTCCATGCACCTGCCGGAGCCATCCATCCCCCGAGGTCATCGCCTCCACATCCATG GTCTAGCGAGGAAGCTGATCGAGAAAGGCAGAGGGGGAAGGCCGCGGTTACGGGCATGGCGGTTAACAGCGCGCCGGCGGGGGGAAGTGGAGGCGGTGGACGGTCACATGGGCCGGCAGCGGCGGTGGCTGCGGGGATGGGGGTCGGCGCGGTGAGGATGAAGAAGGCGGCGGGGGGAGGAGCGGTGAAGGCGCGGCGGAAGGTGCGGGAGCCGAGGTTCTGCTTCAAGACCATGAGCGACGTCGACGTGCTCGACGACGGCTACAAGTGGCGCAAGTACGGCCAGAAGGTTGTCAAGAACACGCAGCACCCACG GAGCTACTACCGGTGCACGCAGGACAAGTGCCGGGTGAAGAAGCGGGTGGAGCGGCTGGCGGAGGACCCGCGCATGGTGATCACCACCTACGAGGGCCGGCACGTCCACTCCCCCTcccgcgacgacgacgacgccgcgcGCGCCAACGCCGAGATGAGCTTCATCTGGTAG